One Spinacia oleracea cultivar Varoflay chromosome 4, BTI_SOV_V1, whole genome shotgun sequence DNA segment encodes these proteins:
- the LOC110794686 gene encoding SKP1-like protein 1A: MASSSSSSSSSSAASSKKVILKSSDNEEFIVDENVALQSELIKRSMEHNCGNNVIPVPNVTSAILVKVIEYCEMHIGYTTFKNCDVLNSIDAHPSVSNDDKLEMWDDEFVDVDQRTLLDLLMAAHYLEIKSLHRLTCQTVANAFQDNDPEVLRKILKIETDYTKKELAEIKKETKKLLKNDYTKREIAEMKRQNKLFLNNNYTKKEIAQMKKQNKLPPLPYTIKFE, from the coding sequence ATGgcatcttcatcatcatcatcatcatcatcatccgcTGCATCATCCAAGAAGGTGATCTTGAAATCTTCCGATAACGAGGAATTCATCGTCGACGAGAATGTGGCACTACAAAGTGAGTTAATCAAGCGCTCGATGGAACATAATTGCGGCAACAACGTGATCCCTGTGCCGAATGTGACGAGCGCGATCCTGGTGAAAGTGATTGAATACTGTGAGATGCATATTGGTTATACTACTTTCAAGAATTGCGATGTACTTAATTCTATTGATGCTCACCCTTCTGTTTCTAATGACGATAAACTCGAGATGTGGGATGATGAGTTTGTTGATGTTGACCAGAGAACCCTGCTTGACCTGCTCATGGCTGCACACTACCTGGAAATCAAGTCTCTGCATCGTTTAACCTGTCAAACTGTCGCCAATGCGTTTCAAGACAATGACCCGGAGGTGTTGAGGAAGATCCTCAAAATCGAGACCGACTACACTAAGAAAGAGTTAGCAGAGATTAAGAAGGAGACCAAGAAGTTACTTAAGAACGACTACACTAAGAGAGAGATAGCAGAGATGAAGAGGCAGAACAAGCTGTTCCTTAACAACAACTACACTAAGAAAGAGATAGCACAGATGAAGAAGCAGAACAAGCTGCCGCCTTTACCATATACAATTAAATTTGAATGA